The genomic stretch agggccaggaggTTCCTGCAGCCTGTGAGCTGGAGGTGCTGAGCCAGGAGCCTCAGGTGGTGCCCTCAGCTCTGGGGCACATGTCCAGGGCAAGGGGGCTCCTGCAGACTCAGCCTGCAGGCGCCGGTATGGGGTGTGGAAGAAGAGCACCAAGACACAGGTGAAGAGGGTGCACAGGCTGGCCATCAGCAGCAGAGACACTGGGGACACACACAGCTCTCTCTCTCAGCTGGCCCAATTAGCCAGAGGAGCCCTCGGCCATGGCAGAGCCCAGGGGATCTGGACCCACCATGGCCACAATGCATCCCCAAAGCAGCCCCGCTCCCCATCCTGACGGTCCCGGGGGTCACAGGCCTTGTGCCCAGGGTGCCTGACCCCCACTGTCATCACTGCCCACTGCAGCTCCGACTGtgctctctgtccctgtccctctcctctcagcCCCTCCCCGCTCTCTGGCCCCATGTCtctccacttctctctctctttcctggctctAAAACAGCTCACGAGGGGGCACTGAGACTGGGCTTCTCTCAGGGTCTTTGGGCTGCACCCACCCACTGAGCTCAGGTGCTCAGATGTAGGTGGCATGTGAAGGGCACCCAGAGACAGGGCCCAGAATGGGGGTTCCAGGGCTGCCCCAACTGGCCAGGCCTGGCCTTTTCACCTCTACTCATTGAGGGCCCTGGGTCATGGGTATGGACACTGACCTGTCCAGTCCAGCGGGTCCTCACCATGCTGGCAGGTGGAGGAGGATGGATCTTCGGGCCGCACAGTCAGCACCGTCAGCAACACCATGATGAGCACACCCTGGGCCTGCCTGGACATGCACAGCCCTCAGCCAGGGCCACGGCACTGTCCACCTTTCAAAGCCAATGCCACCTTGGGAGGGACCGACATTGCGCCGCCCGCTGACGTTCCAAGAGCAGCATGAAGCCTAGTCCATGTGGCCTAGGCTGGCCCAGGCCTGTGTATGGCCCACCCTTACCAGAGCAGACAGGCCACTCTCTTCCCAAACAGGGGCCTGGGCCATGCAGCCTGGGGTGGGCCAGGGGAGAGCATCTAGGCCCAGGGAAGCAGCCAGGGCAGGTGGACACTCACCCCAGCACAAAGACCAGGCCTGCAGCTGCACCCTCACCCACAGGAAAGGCACACTCCACCGCCAGCTCCATGGCCACAGGTGCCACAGAGAAGCCGAAGAACCCAAACAGCGAGCAGGTGGCAGCCACTGCAAGGGCTTGCCCCTGCAGTCGGGACACCTGGGAGCAGCCAGACAACAGAGGAGACAGCAGTCAGCACAGCCAGCTGTGCTAACTAGGCTGCATGGCTGTAGGCAGGACACCTCACCCACCATGGGCCCCCCAGCAGGAGAGGCCATGCCTGAGAGGCCAGGGGCCTCTTGCCTGCCACCTGCCCGGGCACTCCTCCACCCCTGCAGCGGGGCTCAGCAGGGGACTCTCACCAGGGCAAAGGCCACACAGGCCATGGAGGCAAGGCAGAGACCTATCTTGGTAGCCTCAGTGAAGCGCTTGGTCCAATCCACATACAGGCCAAGAACCAGTGCCCCCAGGATCCCAAACACGATGAAGAGAGCCCCGCAGAGGCCCGAGAACCCCTGGAAGAGGGGAAAGTTCAGGCAACATCCTGGGGCAGGAAGCCACCAGAGTTCCTTGGGACATACCCTGTGACCAGGGCAGTACCCAAGGCCAAAGCAGGACAACACTATTGGCTGTCTGCCAGAGTGGGATCCACTACTGAGCACCCCACTAAGGAAAAGGGCCAGTCACCAGAGATATCCACAGGCCCTCAGTGCCCTGCACCTAGGGCAGAAGTGGAAACATGCCCCAGGCCCACACCCAGCTCTGAGCCAAAGGGAACAGGGCAGAGGGCAACAGGTATGGGTCAGGCCCAGGGATGCACAAGTCCTACAGCTGGCCCTCCATGCTTCTTCCAGCGTGGACACTGAGCACTCAGAGGCAGTGGGTAACCCGAGCAGAGGCAGAGTCCCTGCCCTGCAGGAACTCACGTTGGAGTAGCCACTGGCACAGAGGATCTGCTCCAGGAGAGCCGAGAAGCTGGAGAAGATCCCGATGCCACCCCCAAAGCACACAGCCAGGATGACATAGGCCTTGTTCTGAAGAAGCTGGAGGGGAGGTGCCTCTTAGCCCAGAAGCCCAGGTGCTTCCAGCCAGGGCCTTCCCACCCCCAGAGTCCCACCACACTCACCAGCTTGAGCCCCTGGAGGAAGTTCTCCGAGGTGGAGCTGGCGGCCCCCacagagggtggggtggggggtacaCTCTCCCAGAGGCAGACAGTGGCCAGCAGGCAGGCCAGGCCTGCAGGGATGGTGTAGACTCCAAGCTGGGAGAGGGCATGGGTGTCATAAACAGCCACACAGGTAATTGTGCCCACATGCCTCTgccctgctctgggcccaggtcCTTATCCCCTTGTGATCTCTGTCCACCCTCCAACCTCCAGAGTCACCagtaaacccagggcctgtggTGGGCTGCTTTGCACCACCCTCACCTGCTCCTGGGGGTTTCATGAAGAGCCCTGATTATCAAAATATTCCTCAAGGATGGCTCCCACCTTGACAAGGCCAGCCTGACCACCCAGAACAGATTAGCACCTAAGGGCCAGCTGCACAATCACGTAGGAAGAAGGTCATGCAAACACACCCAGGCATGTCAGAGTACAAGTGCACAGGTGTgagcacaccacacacacacacacacacacacctcacaccacacatgcatgcacagCACGCACACATTCATATaccacacatgtgcacacatgtgcacagtgtgcacacaccacacacatgcacGTACAACTCATGCACACCCCTcacaccacacatgcacacacaccactTACACATGCACAAgcagacagcagaaacacaccACACATGTGCGCCTTACAAGCTTCCTCACCATTAGAGGGATGTCCTCTCCCTTCTTGACCAGGGCAGGTGACAGCACATTGGCCACAAGGATGCCCAGGGGATTTGCTGGGTGGAGAGATGAACCAGGCAGCAGGTCAGCTCAGCCATGGCtggcctcatccccagcccagggggaAGGCTTCCTGGCCCTGGGGCTCTGGCTCATGAGCTCAAGGGGTGGAACACCCAGGCAGGCAGAGGCCTCAGCCCTGGCACTTACACATAGTGGCAATCATGTTGGCTGTGGCTCGCTGATGCTCTGGGAACCACAAGGCGGCCAGCTTGGCTGGAGAGAAGATTACCAAGTTCTGGGCCAGGGCACAGAGGCTCTGGCCACCCATGAAGAAGGCAAATGTGTTGGGGACCCAGGCAGCCACACAGGGAAGGGCGCGGAGCATACTCCCAGCAAAGTTCAGCCATGCACCCAGGATGGTCTGCAGGATAGTCAGAAGGCTGCTGGCCATCTCGGACTCCCCAACCCATGTCCCCAAATGCCCACCCTAGCTCACAGGCACATCCCAATTTCTAGCCATCCCTCCTCCCTGGCAGTTTTGCCTGGGGTCCCAGCCAGCAGGGCTGTTGGGCCCTGGTCTGGGGAGCACATGCACCCAACCTCTAAATGCAGAGGACCTTGCTAATAATCCCAGGCAGGCCATGGTGTGGGGTCTGACTCACCGCCCCTCGGAGCCCCACAGAGTCTAGGACCCAGATGGCCAAGATGCCAAATGGGATGGACACCACCAGGTAGATCAGCGAGAGCCAGCCAACCTGTGCCATGGACAGGAGGAAGTGCTGGGCAATGATGTCTGCAACTGGGGCGAAGCTGAGCCAGAGCTGTGGGGACATGCGGAGTCAGCCTAGGGCCCACAGACACTGCCCCGCCACTCCTCCCTGGCTGCCTGCTGCCCCTCTCATCCATCCCTCGGCAGGACAGCATGAGTCCGCCTGT from Marmota flaviventris isolate mMarFla1 chromosome 7, mMarFla1.hap1, whole genome shotgun sequence encodes the following:
- the Slc49a3 gene encoding solute carrier family 49 member A3 isoform X1 codes for the protein MAGPAGAVAEAAGGAPRSPRAYARRWVFLLVVSLLSCSNATLWLSFAPVADIIAQHFLLSMAQVGWLSLIYLVVSIPFGILAIWVLDSVGLRGATILGAWLNFAGSMLRALPCVAAWVPNTFAFFMGGQSLCALAQNLVIFSPAKLAALWFPEHQRATANMIATMSNPLGILVANVLSPALVKKGEDIPLMLGVYTIPAGLACLLATVCLWESVPPTPPSVGAASSTSENFLQGLKLLLQNKAYVILAVCFGGGIGIFSSFSALLEQILCASGYSNGFSGLCGALFIVFGILGALVLGLYVDWTKRFTEATKIGLCLASMACVAFALVSRLQGQALAVAATCSLFGFFGFSVAPVAMELAVECAFPVGEGAAAGLVFVLGQAQGVLIMVLLTVLTVRPEDPSSSTCQHGEDPLDWTVSLLLMASLCTLFTCVLVLFFHTPYRRLQAESAGAPLPWTCAPELRAPPEAPGSAPPAHRLQEPPGPASCLQEPKDSRRL
- the Slc49a3 gene encoding solute carrier family 49 member A3 isoform X2; this translates as MAGPAGAVAEAAGGAPRSPRAYARRWVFLLVVSLLSCSNATTILGAWLNFAGSMLRALPCVAAWVPNTFAFFMGGQSLCALAQNLVIFSPAKLAALWFPEHQRATANMIATMSNPLGILVANVLSPALVKKGEDIPLMLGVYTIPAGLACLLATVCLWESVPPTPPSVGAASSTSENFLQGLKLLLQNKAYVILAVCFGGGIGIFSSFSALLEQILCASGYSNGFSGLCGALFIVFGILGALVLGLYVDWTKRFTEATKIGLCLASMACVAFALVSRLQGQALAVAATCSLFGFFGFSVAPVAMELAVECAFPVGEGAAAGLVFVLGQAQGVLIMVLLTVLTVRPEDPSSSTCQHGEDPLDWTVSLLLMASLCTLFTCVLVLFFHTPYRRLQAESAGAPLPWTCAPELRAPPEAPGSAPPAHRLQEPPGPASCLQEPKDSRRL